The Saprospiraceae bacterium genome includes a window with the following:
- a CDS encoding type 1 periplasmic binding fold superfamily protein codes for MTSKISFLFTAFMMVFLTSCDKDPDPVNEEELITTLEYTLTPRAGGDVVKLTFRDLDGDGGNPPVITSGTLKSGKVYDGTLSLLNESESPVEDITEEIEEEDAEHQFFFEVSTSIASNLVIVYNDKDADNNPVGLKTVVTTTGTGSGTLKITLRHEPNKSASGVAAGNIANAGGETDIEVSFNVRVEL; via the coding sequence ATGACATCTAAAATTAGTTTTCTTTTTACAGCATTCATGATGGTTTTTCTGACATCATGTGATAAAGATCCTGATCCGGTGAATGAAGAAGAGTTGATCACCACATTGGAATATACCCTTACTCCCAGAGCTGGCGGTGATGTTGTCAAACTGACTTTCAGAGACCTTGATGGAGATGGCGGAAACCCTCCCGTAATCACATCCGGAACTTTAAAATCAGGAAAAGTGTATGATGGTACGTTGAGCCTTCTGAACGAGTCTGAATCGCCTGTTGAAGACATCACAGAAGAAATTGAAGAAGAGGATGCAGAACACCAGTTTTTCTTTGAAGTATCAACTTCTATCGCTTCCAATCTGGTCATTGTGTATAATGACAAAGATGCCGACAATAATCCTGTAGGTCTTAAAACAGTGGTGACTACAACCGGAACAGGTAGCGGTACGCTAAAGATCACGCTCCGCCACGAACCAAATAAATCTGCAAGTGGCGTCGCAGCCGGCAATATAGCTAATGCAGGTGGCGAGACGGATATAGAAGTCAGTTTTAATGTAAGGGTTGAACTATAA
- a CDS encoding TonB-dependent receptor produces the protein MVAKKLIFLFTIFSVLLFPNIKIAAQNCNITISGQVIDHHDDQSLEFATIYIRELGKGTVCDSNGLFTFENICPGKYHFIVSHVGCESKNEYLTISESIILTFILEHHDEILQHIEITGQHSNSKSGNIRYTISRDIIFELNGRNLSEILTTIPGVNTLKAGPNLAKPIINGLYGNRITILNNGIPQEGQQWGNDHAPEIDPNTADRISVYKGASAIKYGLQALGGVVILEPNEMLIDPHWHGDIRMNGHTNGRGLGLQGQLRNSSHLGNIRLTLGHQISGDRHTPKYNLTNTGNKESSFSVYLTNKKNIKSDRRLYYSFYRNKLGILRGSHIGNLTDLQEAIKREVPFFTNDDFSYEIQPPRQEVDHHLLKLSHKYRLTDEKNILLDAGYQINSRSEFDIRRGDRDTKPALDLLLFSQYYDLSYNHTDENTTKSYTIGLQYRYVNNTNRPGTGILPLIPDYINNHFAVYHITKRKLLGFDFETGLRGEFRHYFVARFENNRIIKEKLDFLNYAANIGFKRKVSKEITSHFDISYTNRPPEINELFSNGLHQGVSGIEVGNPALKPENSLKIVNEWTGHLTEKHHLNFSVFYNYITNFIYLQPQDAFVVTIRGTFPLFSYVGADASMLGGSFKSITDISKSFQWTSGLSYIYARNIAQNTGLIRIPPLNAFSNLNYTIGKTSVFNEMKLGVEASYTAKQNNVPIEEDFLLPPDDYFLINVSVRIKFKKRNNHDLDVSLRMDNVFNNSYRDYLNRMRYFSDEMGRNFTFNIKTNF, from the coding sequence ATGGTTGCAAAAAAGCTTATATTCTTATTCACAATATTTAGTGTTTTACTTTTCCCTAACATTAAAATTGCAGCACAAAACTGTAATATTACTATCTCAGGGCAAGTAATAGACCATCATGACGATCAATCGCTCGAATTTGCCACCATATATATCCGGGAGTTGGGCAAAGGAACTGTATGTGATTCTAATGGACTCTTTACTTTTGAGAATATATGTCCGGGAAAATACCATTTCATTGTTTCTCATGTCGGGTGCGAATCCAAAAACGAATATTTGACTATTTCTGAATCTATTATTTTAACTTTTATATTGGAGCATCATGATGAAATTCTACAACACATTGAGATTACTGGTCAGCACTCAAATTCAAAATCAGGTAATATCCGATACACTATCTCAAGAGACATTATATTTGAACTGAATGGCAGAAATCTGAGTGAAATTCTGACCACTATACCCGGTGTGAATACATTAAAAGCCGGCCCGAACCTGGCAAAACCTATTATCAACGGTTTGTATGGCAACAGGATTACGATACTCAACAACGGTATTCCGCAGGAAGGGCAGCAATGGGGAAATGACCACGCTCCGGAAATCGACCCTAATACGGCTGATAGAATATCCGTGTACAAGGGTGCTTCTGCTATCAAATACGGACTGCAGGCACTCGGAGGAGTCGTGATTCTGGAGCCAAACGAAATGCTGATAGATCCGCATTGGCATGGTGATATCAGAATGAATGGTCACACCAATGGAAGAGGATTGGGCTTGCAGGGGCAATTAAGAAACAGTTCTCATCTGGGAAATATCAGATTAACTCTTGGTCATCAGATTTCCGGTGACCGACACACACCCAAATATAATCTAACCAATACAGGAAATAAAGAGTCGTCCTTTTCGGTGTATCTGACCAACAAAAAAAATATAAAATCAGACCGGCGTTTGTATTATTCCTTTTACAGAAACAAATTGGGCATACTCAGAGGTTCGCACATCGGTAATCTGACAGATCTTCAGGAAGCAATTAAAAGAGAAGTACCCTTTTTTACAAATGATGATTTCTCTTATGAAATTCAACCGCCACGTCAGGAAGTAGATCATCATTTACTTAAACTTTCACATAAATACAGGCTGACTGATGAAAAGAACATCCTGCTGGATGCCGGATATCAGATAAACAGCAGGTCTGAATTTGATATACGCAGAGGTGACAGAGATACCAAACCTGCATTGGATTTACTCCTTTTCAGTCAGTATTACGATCTGAGTTACAATCATACAGATGAAAATACAACTAAGTCTTACACCATCGGCTTACAGTACAGATATGTCAACAACACCAACCGGCCCGGCACCGGAATTTTGCCATTGATACCGGATTACATCAATAATCATTTTGCCGTTTATCACATCACTAAAAGAAAGCTTCTGGGATTTGACTTTGAAACAGGATTGCGTGGTGAATTCAGACATTACTTTGTAGCACGATTTGAAAATAACAGGATAATTAAAGAAAAGCTGGACTTTCTGAACTATGCTGCAAATATCGGATTCAAACGAAAAGTTTCTAAGGAAATCACGTCACATTTTGATATTTCTTACACCAACCGACCGCCGGAAATAAATGAGTTATTCAGTAATGGATTGCATCAGGGTGTTAGTGGAATTGAAGTCGGTAATCCGGCTCTCAAACCGGAAAATTCTTTAAAAATCGTAAATGAATGGACAGGTCATCTCACTGAAAAGCATCATTTGAATTTTTCGGTTTTTTATAATTACATAACCAATTTTATATATCTGCAGCCGCAGGATGCGTTTGTAGTCACGATCAGAGGAACCTTTCCATTGTTCTCGTATGTAGGTGCAGATGCGTCCATGCTGGGAGGCAGCTTCAAGTCAATCACTGATATCTCCAAATCATTCCAATGGACATCAGGACTAAGTTATATCTATGCCCGGAATATCGCTCAGAATACAGGATTAATCAGAATACCACCGCTGAATGCCTTTTCAAATTTAAATTACACCATCGGGAAAACATCGGTTTTTAACGAAATGAAACTGGGTGTAGAAGCGAGTTATACTGCTAAACAAAACAATGTCCCGATAGAAGAAGACTTCCTGTTGCCGCCGGATGATTATTTTCTGATAAATGTATCGGTGAGAATTAAATTCAAAAAAAGGAACAATCATGATCTGGATGTAAGTCTGCGAATGGATAATGTTTTTAACAACAGCTACCGGGATTATCTCAACAGAATGCGGTATTTCTCTGATGAAATGGGTCGCAATTTTACTTTTAACATCAAAACGAATTTTTAA